In Streptomyces sp. NBC_00683, the DNA window GAGCCGCTCGAAGCCCTCACGGGCCCGGTCCAGCGGAAGGACCTCATCGATGACGGGACGTACGCCGGTGGCCGCGCAGAACGACAGCAGGTCCTCCAGCTCGTCCTTGGAGCCCATGGTCGAGCCGACGACCTTGAGCTCCAGGAAGAAGATCCGGGTCAGCTCCGCATGCGCGGGACGGTCGCCGCTGGTCGCACCCGAGATGACCAGGGTGCCGCCGGGACGGAGGGACTTCACCGAGTGGGACCAGGTCGCGGCGCCGACGGTCTCGATGACGGCGTCGACGCGCTGCGGCAGCCGGGCGCCGGGCTCGTACGCCTCGATCGCACCCAGCTCGACGGCCCGCTTGCGCCTGGCCTCGTCACGGCTCGTGGCGTACACCCTGAGTCCGGCGGCCTTGCCGAGCACGATCGCCGCGGTGGCCACACCGCCACCCGCCCCCTGGACGAGGACGGAGTCGCCGGGCCGGACGCCCGCGTTGGTGAACAGCATCCGGTACGCGGTGAGCCAGGCGGTCGGCAGGCAGGCGGCCTCCTCGAAGGTGAGCTCCTTCGGCTTGGGCAGCACGTTCCAGCTCGGGACCGTGACCTGCTCGGCGAACGTCCCCTGGTAGCGCTCGGTGAGGATGGAGCGGGGCTCCCGGGGGCCGACCCCGTGCCCGGTCTGGCCGATCACCGAGTGCAGGACGACCTCGTTGCCGTCCTGGTCGATCCCGGCGGCGTCGCAGCCGAGGATCATGGGCAGCTTGTCCTCCGCGAGACCGACGCCCCGCAGGGACCAGAGATCGTGGTGGTTGAGGGAGGCGGCCCTGACGGAGACGGTGGTCCAGCCGGGTCGCGCCTCGGGAGCGGGGCGTTCGCCCAGCTCAAGTCCGTTGAGGGGCTGGTCCCGGTCGATGCGTGCGGCGTAGGCGGCGAACATGGCCCCGACGATAGGCGGTGACGCGCCGTGACGTAACTGTCCGATGGTGTGACGCTCGCCCCAACAGGCTCGCCCCACACGCCACAGGCGGAACAGGGGCGGGTGGGGGAACAGACCCGCGCAGCGGACCCGCTCCCCGACCCACCCCCGCCTCACCGCATCAGCGGCGTGCCACGCCCTCGGCCCGCGCGGCCGCGGCCACCGCGGCCGTGACCGCCGGAGCG includes these proteins:
- a CDS encoding zinc-binding dehydrogenase is translated as MFAAYAARIDRDQPLNGLELGERPAPEARPGWTTVSVRAASLNHHDLWSLRGVGLAEDKLPMILGCDAAGIDQDGNEVVLHSVIGQTGHGVGPREPRSILTERYQGTFAEQVTVPSWNVLPKPKELTFEEAACLPTAWLTAYRMLFTNAGVRPGDSVLVQGAGGGVATAAIVLGKAAGLRVYATSRDEARRKRAVELGAIEAYEPGARLPQRVDAVIETVGAATWSHSVKSLRPGGTLVISGATSGDRPAHAELTRIFFLELKVVGSTMGSKDELEDLLSFCAATGVRPVIDEVLPLDRAREGFERLAAGDQFGKIVLTTT